Proteins encoded by one window of Pseudonocardia alni:
- a CDS encoding OB-fold nucleic acid binding domain-containing protein: MGSTDGGAFRRMLRKLTSDVDELDARDLAEDVEETGARPARDCACGEEVTMLGRIRSVDLCPQSADATLKAELFDGTDGVTLVWMGRRSIPGIEAGRTMRVRGRISVRDGRKVLYNPYYEICQAQ; this comes from the coding sequence ATGGGCAGCACGGATGGCGGAGCGTTCCGCCGGATGCTCCGCAAACTCACCAGCGACGTCGACGAGCTCGACGCGCGCGATCTCGCCGAGGACGTCGAGGAGACCGGGGCACGCCCGGCCCGCGACTGCGCCTGCGGCGAGGAGGTCACGATGCTCGGCCGGATCCGCAGCGTCGACCTCTGTCCGCAGAGCGCCGACGCCACGCTGAAGGCCGAGCTGTTCGACGGCACCGACGGTGTCACCCTGGTCTGGATGGGCCGGCGCAGCATCCCCGGTATCGAGGCCGGGCGCACCATGCGGGTCCGTGGCCGGATCTCGGTCCGCGACGGTCGCAAGGTGCTCTACAACCCGTACTACGAGATCTGCCAGGCGCAGTGA
- a CDS encoding DUF3159 domain-containing protein, translating to MNDHHHDAPTTRIPRVPDVDPQDRTAPLGRPVAAPEHAAGPGPDRTGPAGPPATDAGGEAPTPTLLEQMGGVTGIVASTIPVVVFVVANILGDLRTALYAAIGAGALVLLWRLVRRDPVMPAISGLLGVGVCALVASRTGEARGFYLPGLLYSGALGIVALVSIIVRWPLAGVIWHSINGHGTEWRRDPHLVRAYGWATAVWATTFLAKVVVQGGLYLADSETWLGVARLAMGYPLTGVAILATILIVRRAERARTATA from the coding sequence TTGAACGACCACCACCACGACGCCCCGACCACCCGGATCCCGCGTGTCCCCGACGTGGACCCGCAGGACCGGACCGCGCCACTCGGCAGGCCGGTGGCGGCACCGGAACACGCCGCCGGGCCCGGCCCGGACCGGACCGGCCCCGCGGGGCCACCGGCGACGGACGCGGGCGGCGAGGCTCCGACCCCCACCCTGCTCGAGCAGATGGGCGGGGTCACCGGGATCGTCGCCTCGACGATCCCGGTCGTGGTGTTCGTCGTCGCCAACATCCTCGGCGACCTGCGGACCGCGCTGTACGCCGCGATCGGCGCCGGGGCGCTGGTGCTGCTATGGCGCCTCGTCCGGCGCGACCCGGTGATGCCGGCGATCTCCGGCCTGCTCGGCGTCGGGGTGTGCGCGCTCGTCGCGAGCCGGACCGGCGAGGCCCGCGGCTTCTACCTGCCCGGTCTGCTCTACAGCGGCGCCCTCGGGATCGTCGCACTGGTCTCGATCATCGTCCGCTGGCCGCTGGCCGGGGTGATCTGGCACAGCATCAACGGACACGGCACCGAGTGGCGCCGGGACCCCCACCTGGTCCGCGCCTACGGCTGGGCCACCGCGGTGTGGGCGACGACCTTCCTCGCGAAGGTCGTCGTGCAGGGCGGGCTGTACCTGGCCGACTCCGAGACCTGGCTGGGCGTCGCGCGGCTCGCGATGGGCTACCCGCTCACCGGGGTCGCGATCCTGGCCACGATCCTCATCGTGCGGCGCGCCGAGCGCGCCCGCACCGCGACCGCCTGA
- a CDS encoding potassium channel family protein gives MRVAIAGAGAVGRSIALELVESDHRVMLIERELTHIDPNAVPEAEWVHADACELSSLEDAGIEGCDVVIAATGDDKVNLVVSLLAKTEFGVRRVVARVNDPRNEWLFGENWGVDVAVSTPRLLAALVEEAVAVGDLVRLLTLRQGQANLVEVTLPEDTPLAGRPVRVLELPTDSALVTILRGGRVIVPQPDDALEGGDELLFVATTAVEEDIRAALM, from the coding sequence ATGCGGGTCGCGATCGCGGGGGCGGGCGCCGTCGGGCGGTCCATCGCGCTGGAGCTGGTCGAGTCCGACCACCGGGTCATGCTGATCGAGCGCGAGCTGACCCACATCGACCCGAACGCCGTCCCCGAGGCCGAGTGGGTGCACGCCGACGCCTGCGAGCTGTCCTCGCTGGAGGACGCCGGCATCGAGGGCTGCGACGTCGTGATCGCCGCGACCGGCGACGACAAGGTCAATCTGGTGGTCTCGCTGCTGGCGAAGACCGAGTTCGGGGTCCGCCGGGTGGTGGCACGGGTGAACGACCCGCGCAACGAGTGGCTGTTCGGGGAGAACTGGGGCGTCGACGTCGCGGTGTCGACGCCGCGGCTGCTGGCGGCGCTGGTCGAGGAGGCCGTCGCCGTGGGTGACCTGGTGCGGTTGCTGACGTTGCGCCAGGGGCAGGCGAACCTCGTCGAGGTGACGCTGCCCGAGGACACCCCGCTGGCCGGGCGGCCGGTGCGGGTGCTGGAGCTGCCGACGGACTCGGCGCTGGTGACGATCCTGCGCGGCGGCCGGGTGATCGTGCCCCAGCCCGACGACGCCCTGGAGGGCGGCGACGAGCTGCTGTTCGTGGCGACGACGGCGGTCGAGGAGGACATCCGCGCCGCCCTCATGTGA
- a CDS encoding potassium channel family protein: protein MHVVIMGCGRVGASLASGLERLGHEVAVIDRDPQAFRRLGPDFRGRQVVGFGFHRSVLDEAGLESADAFAAVSSGDNSNIIAARVARESYGVGKVVARIYDAKRAAVYERLGIPTVATVPWTTDRLLRMLLPDGVATAWREPTGTVAVLPLPLHEDWVGRPIRDLERATNSRVAFIVRFGTGVLPTKDTTVQHEDTVYVAAVSGTVSDVTAAAAAPPEED, encoded by the coding sequence ATGCACGTCGTGATCATGGGATGTGGCCGCGTCGGCGCGTCCCTGGCCTCGGGCCTGGAGCGGCTCGGCCACGAGGTCGCGGTGATCGACCGCGACCCGCAGGCCTTCCGCAGGCTCGGCCCGGACTTCCGCGGGCGCCAGGTCGTCGGTTTCGGCTTCCACCGCAGCGTCCTCGACGAGGCCGGGCTGGAGTCCGCCGACGCGTTCGCCGCCGTCTCCTCCGGGGACAACTCCAACATCATCGCCGCCCGGGTGGCGCGCGAGAGCTACGGCGTCGGCAAGGTCGTCGCCCGGATCTACGACGCCAAGCGCGCCGCGGTGTACGAGCGTCTGGGCATCCCGACGGTCGCGACCGTCCCGTGGACGACCGACCGGCTGCTGCGCATGCTCCTGCCCGACGGCGTCGCCACCGCCTGGCGCGAGCCGACCGGCACCGTGGCCGTCCTGCCGCTGCCGCTGCACGAGGACTGGGTGGGGCGCCCGATCCGGGACCTGGAGCGGGCGACGAACTCGCGGGTCGCGTTCATCGTGCGGTTCGGCACCGGGGTGCTGCCGACCAAGGACACCACCGTGCAGCACGAGGACACCGTCTACGTGGCGGCGGTCTCGGGCACGGTCAGCGACGTGACGGCGGCCGCCGCGGCGCCGCCCGAGGAGGACTGA
- a CDS encoding APC family permease, producing MSKLAVALKRLVVGRPQRSDRLTSTLLPKRIALPVFASDAMSSVAYAPEEIFLTLSVAGVASYAMSPWIGLAVVVVLLTVVASYRQNVRAYPSGGGDYEVATVNLGKNAGLTVASALLVDYTLTVAVSISAAAANIGALVPFVAEHKVLFAVSAIVVLTAINLRGIRESGAAFAIPVYAFVIGVATMIIWGLTRVLILGDSVRAESADLRLVAEGDAFTGLALVLLVLRSFTQGAAALTGVEAISNGVPAFRKPKSRNAATTLLLLGVMSVSLFMGLIALAQLTHVQIAEDPARQFPDAPPGYEQHTMIAQLADAVFDNFPPGYFFVIVMTALILVLAANTAFNGFPVLGSILSQDRYLPRQLHTRGDRLAFSNGIVALALFAILLVVGFQAEVTRLIPLYTVGVFVSFTLSQAGMVRHWNRELALDPSASERRRMRRAQSINGFGACMTGVVLVTVLVTKFALGAWIAIVAMGGFFVLMRMIQLHYDRVAAALVADESDDVLPSRNHAVVLVSTLHKPTLRALAYARATRPDILEAVTVNVDDSETKKLVEQWHKRSLPVPLKVVESPYREITRPVLDYVKRIRSDSPRNVVTVYIPEYVVGHWWEQVLHNQSALRLKSRLLFQPGVMVTSVPWQLPSSSRTRALSPLQAPGASRRGYPGMEQLPGERRDGAGVGTGGGTPSAPRVTKKENR from the coding sequence GTGTCCAAGCTCGCCGTCGCTCTCAAGCGGCTCGTGGTCGGACGACCGCAGCGCAGCGACCGCCTGACCAGCACCCTGCTCCCCAAGCGGATCGCCCTCCCCGTGTTCGCCTCCGACGCCATGTCGTCGGTCGCCTACGCCCCCGAGGAGATCTTCCTGACCCTGTCGGTCGCCGGTGTCGCCTCGTACGCGATGTCGCCGTGGATCGGTCTCGCGGTCGTCGTCGTCCTGCTGACGGTCGTGGCCAGCTACCGGCAGAACGTCCGCGCCTATCCCTCCGGCGGGGGCGACTACGAGGTCGCGACGGTGAACCTCGGCAAGAACGCCGGACTGACCGTCGCCAGCGCCCTGCTCGTCGACTACACCCTCACCGTCGCCGTCTCGATCTCCGCGGCCGCGGCCAACATCGGTGCGCTGGTGCCGTTCGTCGCCGAGCACAAGGTGCTGTTCGCGGTGTCGGCGATCGTCGTGCTGACCGCGATCAACCTGCGCGGCATCCGCGAGTCCGGCGCGGCCTTCGCGATCCCGGTCTACGCCTTCGTCATCGGCGTCGCGACGATGATCATCTGGGGCCTGACCCGGGTGCTGATCCTCGGCGACTCCGTGCGGGCGGAGAGTGCCGACCTGCGCCTGGTCGCCGAGGGCGACGCGTTCACCGGCCTGGCGCTCGTGCTGCTCGTGCTGCGCAGCTTCACCCAGGGCGCCGCCGCGCTGACCGGTGTCGAGGCGATCTCCAACGGGGTGCCCGCCTTCCGCAAGCCGAAGTCGAGGAACGCGGCCACCACGCTGCTGCTGCTCGGCGTGATGTCGGTGTCGCTGTTCATGGGGCTGATCGCCCTGGCCCAGCTCACCCACGTCCAGATCGCCGAGGACCCGGCCCGCCAGTTCCCCGACGCGCCGCCCGGCTACGAGCAGCACACCATGATCGCCCAGCTCGCCGACGCCGTGTTCGACAACTTCCCGCCGGGCTACTTCTTCGTCATCGTGATGACGGCGCTGATCCTGGTCCTCGCCGCGAACACCGCGTTCAACGGCTTCCCGGTGCTGGGCTCGATCCTGTCCCAGGACCGCTACCTGCCCCGTCAGCTGCACACCCGGGGCGACCGGCTCGCGTTCTCCAACGGCATCGTCGCGCTCGCGCTGTTCGCGATCCTGCTGGTCGTCGGCTTCCAGGCCGAGGTCACCCGGCTCATCCCGCTCTACACCGTCGGCGTGTTCGTGTCGTTCACGCTGTCCCAGGCCGGGATGGTCCGGCACTGGAACCGGGAGCTCGCGCTGGACCCCTCGGCGTCCGAACGCCGCCGGATGCGCCGCGCCCAGTCGATCAACGGGTTCGGCGCCTGCATGACCGGCGTCGTGCTGGTCACGGTGCTCGTCACGAAGTTCGCCCTCGGCGCCTGGATCGCGATCGTCGCGATGGGCGGGTTCTTCGTGCTGATGCGGATGATCCAGCTCCACTACGACCGGGTCGCCGCCGCGCTGGTCGCCGACGAGTCCGACGACGTCCTGCCCTCGCGCAACCACGCCGTCGTCCTGGTCTCGACGCTGCACAAGCCGACCCTGCGGGCGCTGGCCTACGCCCGCGCGACCCGCCCGGACATCCTCGAGGCGGTCACCGTCAACGTCGACGACTCCGAGACCAAGAAGCTCGTCGAGCAGTGGCACAAGCGGAGCCTGCCGGTCCCGCTGAAGGTCGTCGAGTCGCCCTACCGGGAGATCACCCGGCCCGTGCTGGACTACGTCAAGCGCATCCGCAGCGACTCCCCGCGCAACGTCGTCACCGTCTACATCCCGGAGTACGTCGTCGGACACTGGTGGGAGCAGGTGCTGCACAACCAGAGCGCGCTGCGGCTCAAGTCGAGGCTGCTGTTCCAGCCGGGGGTGATGGTGACCAGCGTGCCGTGGCAGCTGCCGTCGTCGTCGCGCACACGGGCGCTGTCGCCGCTGCAGGCGCCGGGGGCGTCCCGGCGCGGCTACCCGGGCATGGAGCAGCTACCCGGCGAACGCCGCGACGGCGCGGGCGTCGGGACGGGTGGCGGCACCCCGTCCGCGCCCCGGGTGACGAAGAAGGAGAACCGGTGA
- a CDS encoding class I SAM-dependent RNA methyltransferase codes for MLELRVGPVAHGGHCVARDGDGGRVVFVRHALPGELVRAVVTDDPGGAFCRADAVAVLEASPDRVEPACPWAGPGGCGGCDFQHTDHATQRALKTTVLREQLERLGAGAAVVATADLAAVEVEELPGGPLGWRTRVRLAVDDDGVPGLRAHRSHDVCEIGDCPLVPAGALPPVLERRFRPDSELDVTVVGDGAARVGSGATVHAADRTWELSAGTFWQVHPALPDTLASVVRDWADAPTGGVAWDLYGGVGLLGSVLADQVGESGTVLVVESAASAVADGASALADLPQVQFVRGRAEREISRLGPDPDVVVTDPPRAGLGKAAVRDLAARAPQRIVHIACDPAALARDLSLFAAAGYRTAALRAFDAFPMTHHMEAAALLERIPR; via the coding sequence ATGCTGGAGCTGCGGGTCGGCCCCGTCGCGCACGGCGGCCACTGCGTGGCCCGCGACGGGGACGGTGGCCGGGTCGTGTTCGTCCGGCACGCACTGCCCGGTGAGCTGGTCCGCGCGGTGGTCACCGACGACCCGGGCGGGGCGTTCTGCCGCGCCGACGCCGTCGCCGTGCTGGAGGCGTCCCCGGACCGGGTCGAGCCCGCCTGCCCGTGGGCCGGGCCCGGGGGCTGCGGCGGCTGCGACTTCCAGCACACCGACCACGCCACCCAGCGCGCCCTGAAGACGACGGTCCTGCGCGAGCAGCTGGAGCGACTCGGCGCCGGCGCCGCGGTCGTCGCCACCGCCGACCTCGCGGCCGTCGAGGTCGAGGAGCTCCCCGGCGGTCCGCTCGGCTGGCGCACCCGGGTGCGGCTGGCCGTCGACGACGACGGCGTCCCCGGCCTGCGCGCCCACCGCAGCCACGACGTGTGCGAGATCGGAGACTGCCCGCTCGTCCCGGCGGGTGCGCTGCCGCCGGTGCTGGAGCGCCGCTTCCGGCCCGACTCCGAGCTCGACGTCACCGTCGTCGGCGACGGCGCCGCCCGGGTCGGCTCCGGCGCGACCGTGCACGCCGCGGACCGCACCTGGGAGCTGTCGGCCGGCACGTTCTGGCAGGTCCACCCGGCACTGCCGGACACCCTCGCGTCCGTCGTGCGCGACTGGGCCGACGCCCCCACCGGTGGCGTCGCCTGGGACCTCTACGGCGGCGTCGGGCTGCTCGGCTCGGTCCTCGCCGACCAGGTGGGGGAGTCGGGGACCGTGCTGGTCGTCGAGTCCGCCGCGTCCGCGGTCGCCGACGGCGCCTCCGCGCTCGCCGACCTGCCGCAGGTCCAGTTCGTCCGCGGCCGCGCCGAGCGCGAGATCAGCCGGCTCGGCCCCGACCCCGACGTCGTGGTCACCGACCCGCCGCGCGCCGGGCTCGGGAAGGCCGCGGTGCGCGACCTCGCCGCCCGCGCCCCGCAGCGGATCGTGCACATCGCCTGCGACCCGGCCGCGCTGGCCCGCGACCTGTCCCTGTTCGCCGCCGCCGGGTACCGCACCGCCGCGCTGCGGGCGTTCGACGCGTTCCCGATGACCCACCACATGGAGGCGGCCGCCCTGCTGGAGCGGATCCCGCGGTGA
- a CDS encoding metallophosphoesterase gives MTTVVQLSDLHLGHPDTDGRAARAVAGVRALDPAPDVVLVTGDLADDGAPEAYSSAARLLDGLGALHVPGNHDDRAAMADAVGPVGDRLHRTGGTTVALLDTLVPGAPHGALSDAAVALLAEAVRDPAPLLVALHHPPVAVGHPVLDGMRLLEAGVFEALLAARSDPTLVVCGHVHTPLAATFAGHPLVVAPSVAPALRWPDVPGTGGSDPVPAPGGVLHVLGDGPPRSRFLSWPV, from the coding sequence GTGACCACCGTCGTCCAGCTCTCGGACCTGCACCTCGGCCACCCGGACACCGACGGCCGGGCCGCCCGCGCCGTCGCGGGGGTCCGGGCGCTGGACCCGGCGCCGGACGTCGTGCTCGTCACCGGCGACCTCGCCGACGACGGCGCCCCCGAGGCCTACTCCTCCGCCGCACGGCTGCTCGACGGCCTCGGCGCGCTGCACGTGCCCGGCAACCACGACGACCGCGCCGCGATGGCCGACGCCGTCGGACCGGTGGGCGACCGGCTGCACCGCACCGGCGGGACCACCGTCGCGCTGCTCGACACCCTCGTCCCCGGGGCGCCGCACGGCGCGCTGTCCGACGCCGCGGTCGCCCTGCTCGCCGAGGCCGTCCGGGATCCCGCGCCGCTGCTGGTCGCCCTGCACCACCCGCCGGTCGCGGTCGGGCACCCGGTCCTCGACGGGATGCGGCTGCTCGAGGCCGGTGTGTTCGAGGCCCTGCTCGCCGCGCGCAGCGACCCGACGCTGGTGGTGTGCGGGCACGTCCACACCCCGCTGGCGGCGACGTTCGCCGGGCACCCGCTCGTCGTCGCCCCGTCGGTGGCGCCCGCCCTGCGCTGGCCGGACGTGCCCGGGACCGGGGGGAGCGACCCCGTCCCGGCACCGGGTGGGGTGCTGCACGTGCTCGGGGACGGGCCGCCGCGCAGCCGGTTCCTGAGCTGGCCGGTGTGA
- a CDS encoding ANTAR domain-containing response regulator translates to MTDNVPAETPAEDGPQPGWRVLVVEDEALIRMDLAEMLSEEGYRIAGEAGDGEAAIIQARELKPDLVIMDVKMPKKDGIEAASTIVEEKIAPVVMLTAFSQRELIERARDAGAMAYLVKPFARHELVPAIELAVSRFAEKKALEDEVASLNERFETRKVVDRAKGLLMTAQKMSEPEAFRWIQRTAMDRRTTMKAVAEAVVEGLAPAKSS, encoded by the coding sequence GTGACCGACAACGTTCCCGCAGAGACGCCGGCCGAGGACGGCCCGCAGCCCGGGTGGCGGGTGCTGGTCGTCGAGGACGAGGCGCTGATCCGCATGGACCTGGCCGAGATGCTCTCCGAGGAGGGCTACCGCATCGCCGGTGAGGCCGGTGACGGCGAGGCCGCCATCATCCAGGCCCGCGAGCTGAAGCCCGACCTGGTGATCATGGACGTCAAGATGCCCAAGAAGGACGGCATCGAGGCGGCGTCGACCATCGTCGAGGAGAAGATCGCGCCGGTCGTCATGCTGACCGCGTTCAGCCAGCGCGAGCTGATCGAGCGCGCCCGCGACGCCGGCGCCATGGCCTACCTGGTCAAGCCGTTCGCCCGGCACGAGCTGGTCCCGGCCATCGAGCTCGCCGTCTCCCGGTTCGCCGAGAAGAAGGCGCTCGAGGACGAGGTCGCCTCGCTCAACGAGCGGTTCGAGACCCGCAAGGTCGTCGACCGGGCCAAGGGCCTGCTCATGACCGCACAGAAGATGTCCGAGCCGGAGGCCTTCCGCTGGATCCAGCGCACCGCGATGGACCGCCGGACGACCATGAAGGCCGTCGCCGAGGCGGTCGTCGAGGGGCTGGCTCCGGCCAAGTCCTCCTGA
- a CDS encoding ABC transporter substrate-binding protein, whose amino-acid sequence MTRTTWRLAALAGAASLVLAGCGGGDTGSGGATGGSEEPAAAGQACTPPQAQATGNPGTAPLKIGSLLPETGSLAFLGPPEFAGVDVAVEEINAAGGVLGNPVQHLRGDSGDDTTDIANQTVDRQLSAGTQVIVGAAASGVSKLVIDKITGAGVVQFSPANTSDEFTCWQDRGLYFRTAPPDVLQGQALAQLITSDGGQRVALLARNDPYGSGLADSAERNLVSAGIPQDQITKIIYDPNAASFNPEIDQVAQFNPDSVAVIGFDESKRILSRMSEVQIGPAQKAVYGTDGNMGNALGEGLPAGLLNGMKGTLPLTELSGDFRQRLTAQDPSLTDFNYAAESYDAVLVSALAAEAAKSTNGADIATQINGITKDGEKCTDFAGCKAILDRGGDVDYDGATGTLDFTDAGEPGSGSYGVQTFNGQNQIDEAATTYVRVGAQG is encoded by the coding sequence ATGACGCGAACGACGTGGCGACTCGCCGCCCTCGCCGGGGCGGCGTCGCTGGTACTGGCCGGATGCGGTGGCGGGGACACCGGTTCCGGCGGGGCCACCGGCGGCTCGGAGGAGCCCGCCGCCGCGGGGCAGGCATGCACCCCGCCGCAGGCACAGGCCACCGGCAATCCCGGCACCGCGCCGCTGAAGATCGGCTCCCTGCTGCCGGAGACCGGGAGCCTGGCGTTCCTCGGTCCGCCCGAGTTCGCGGGGGTGGACGTGGCGGTCGAGGAGATCAATGCTGCCGGGGGAGTCCTCGGCAACCCGGTCCAGCACCTGCGCGGTGACTCGGGTGACGACACCACCGACATCGCGAACCAGACCGTCGACCGGCAGCTCAGCGCCGGGACGCAGGTCATCGTCGGTGCGGCCGCGTCGGGTGTGTCGAAGCTGGTCATCGACAAGATCACCGGTGCGGGTGTCGTCCAGTTCTCGCCGGCCAACACCTCCGACGAGTTCACCTGCTGGCAGGACCGCGGCCTGTACTTCCGGACCGCGCCGCCGGACGTCCTGCAGGGGCAGGCGCTCGCGCAGCTGATCACCTCCGACGGTGGCCAGCGGGTCGCGCTGCTCGCCCGCAACGACCCGTACGGCTCGGGCCTGGCGGACAGCGCCGAGCGCAACCTGGTCTCCGCCGGCATCCCGCAGGACCAGATCACCAAGATCATCTACGACCCGAACGCGGCGTCGTTCAACCCCGAGATCGACCAGGTCGCCCAGTTCAACCCGGACTCCGTCGCGGTCATCGGCTTCGACGAGTCCAAGCGGATCCTGTCGCGCATGAGCGAGGTGCAGATCGGACCGGCCCAGAAGGCCGTGTACGGCACCGACGGCAACATGGGCAACGCCCTGGGCGAGGGACTGCCCGCGGGCCTGCTGAACGGGATGAAGGGCACTCTGCCGCTCACCGAGCTGTCGGGCGACTTCCGGCAGCGGCTCACCGCGCAGGACCCGAGCCTGACCGACTTCAACTACGCGGCGGAGTCCTACGACGCCGTCCTGGTCTCGGCGCTGGCCGCCGAGGCCGCGAAGTCGACCAACGGTGCGGACATCGCGACCCAGATCAACGGGATCACCAAGGACGGCGAGAAGTGCACCGACTTCGCCGGCTGCAAGGCGATCCTCGACCGGGGCGGTGACGTCGACTACGACGGCGCCACCGGCACGCTCGACTTCACCGACGCCGGTGAGCCGGGCTCCGGGTCGTACGGGGTCCAGACCTTCAACGGCCAGAACCAGATCGACGAGGCGGCGACCACCTACGTCCGGGTCGGCGCCCAGGGCTGA
- a CDS encoding ABC transporter ATP-binding protein has protein sequence MSEQAPGADRAMTPEQAATPEVHRELAEGAVLRVDTLVAGYVPGVDILTGSDFFLRDGEIVGIIGPNGAGKSTLLKAMFGLIPVRSGTVRLRDAEITGAKAHALVTKGLGYVPQRDNVFPSLSIEENMQMGVFLRPKTFATRFDVVADLFPMLGQRRKIKAGSLSGGERQMVAMGRALMMEPSVLLLDEPSAGLSPMLQDEVFVRCKRINAAGVSVIMVEQNARRCLQICDRGYVLDQGRAAYTAGGRDLLNDPKVIELYLGTLAGSSEKK, from the coding sequence ATGAGCGAGCAGGCACCCGGCGCCGACCGGGCCATGACACCGGAGCAGGCCGCCACCCCGGAGGTCCACCGCGAGCTCGCCGAGGGCGCCGTGCTGCGGGTCGACACCCTCGTCGCCGGGTACGTGCCGGGCGTCGACATCCTGACCGGCAGCGACTTCTTCCTCCGCGACGGCGAGATCGTCGGCATCATCGGGCCCAACGGCGCCGGCAAGTCGACGCTGCTCAAGGCCATGTTCGGGCTGATCCCCGTGCGCAGCGGCACGGTCCGGCTGCGCGACGCCGAGATCACCGGGGCCAAGGCGCACGCCCTGGTCACCAAGGGGCTCGGCTACGTCCCGCAGCGCGACAACGTGTTCCCCTCGCTCTCGATCGAGGAGAACATGCAGATGGGTGTGTTCCTCCGGCCGAAGACGTTCGCGACCCGCTTCGACGTCGTCGCGGACCTGTTCCCGATGCTGGGGCAGCGCCGGAAGATCAAGGCGGGGTCGCTGTCCGGCGGCGAGCGCCAGATGGTCGCGATGGGACGGGCCCTGATGATGGAACCGTCGGTGCTGCTGCTCGACGAGCCGTCGGCGGGCCTGTCCCCGATGCTCCAGGACGAGGTGTTCGTCCGCTGCAAGCGCATCAACGCGGCCGGGGTCTCGGTCATCATGGTGGAGCAGAACGCCCGTCGCTGCCTGCAGATCTGCGACCGCGGCTACGTGCTCGACCAGGGCCGCGCGGCCTACACCGCGGGCGGCCGCGACCTGCTGAACGACCCGAAGGTCATCGAGCTGTACCTGGGGACGCTGGCCGGCAGCAGCGAGAAGAAATGA
- a CDS encoding ABC transporter ATP-binding protein has product MAAEDTTPDPTVTDPARTLTGVAPEPGVAKPDPVLTVDGVTRTFGGLKAVDVAHLEFERGAITGLIGPNGAGKTTLFNLLTGFDRADTGSWIYEGNPLQKLPPHRVARKGVVRTFQLTKALAGMTVLENMKLGAVGQRGETFLGALFTGWGAQERRITEQARELLARFKLDTKAEDLAGSLSGGQRKLLEMARALMMDPKVVMLDEPMAGVNPALTQSLLGHVKSLRDEGMSVVFVEHDMDVIRDISDWVVVMAQGQVIAEGPPSALSSNQAVVDAYLGSHHDQVLEFDEHGNPVGQTAEIVAEMEAAEIEGSLADDGTGTAHPDQEGKRT; this is encoded by the coding sequence ATGGCCGCTGAGGACACGACCCCCGACCCGACCGTGACCGACCCGGCCCGCACGCTCACCGGCGTCGCCCCGGAGCCGGGCGTCGCCAAACCGGACCCGGTGCTCACCGTGGACGGCGTGACCCGCACGTTCGGCGGCCTGAAGGCCGTCGACGTCGCCCACCTGGAGTTCGAGCGCGGCGCCATCACCGGCCTCATCGGCCCCAACGGCGCCGGGAAGACGACCCTGTTCAACCTGCTGACCGGGTTCGACCGGGCCGACACGGGCTCCTGGATCTACGAGGGCAACCCCCTGCAGAAGCTGCCGCCGCACCGGGTGGCCCGCAAGGGCGTCGTCCGCACGTTCCAGCTCACCAAGGCCCTCGCGGGCATGACGGTGCTGGAGAACATGAAGCTCGGCGCGGTCGGGCAGCGCGGCGAGACCTTCCTCGGCGCGCTGTTCACCGGCTGGGGGGCGCAGGAACGGCGGATCACCGAGCAGGCCCGCGAGCTGCTGGCCCGCTTCAAGCTCGACACCAAGGCCGAGGACCTGGCCGGGTCACTGTCCGGCGGGCAGCGCAAGCTGCTCGAGATGGCGCGGGCCCTGATGATGGACCCGAAGGTCGTCATGCTCGACGAGCCGATGGCCGGGGTGAACCCGGCGCTCACCCAGAGCCTGCTGGGGCACGTGAAGTCGCTGCGCGACGAGGGCATGAGCGTCGTGTTCGTCGAGCACGACATGGACGTCATCCGGGACATCTCCGACTGGGTCGTCGTCATGGCCCAGGGGCAGGTGATCGCGGAGGGGCCGCCCTCGGCGCTGTCGTCGAACCAGGCCGTCGTCGACGCCTACCTCGGTTCGCACCACGACCAGGTCCTCGAGTTCGACGAGCACGGCAACCCGGTCGGGCAGACCGCGGAGATCGTCGCCGAGATGGAGGCCGCCGAGATCGAGGGCTCCCTCGCCGACGACGGCACCGGCACGGCCCACCCGGATCAGGAGGGGAAGCGCACATGA